From Clarias gariepinus isolate MV-2021 ecotype Netherlands chromosome 18, CGAR_prim_01v2, whole genome shotgun sequence:
GTTTTCTCATCATTTTTGTACTTAATGACATATTTACACATAGTTtgtacataaacaaataaagagcAGGTACGTGTAAGGAATTAACACTCTTGGTGGTGTGCGATAATCAGAAACTAATCAGTGACAGGATGCTGTGAAGCCCGGAggtgttttattcctcctaCTGCTCTCCTCGGTCGAGTTGGTAAACTATTAGAGTGTAACATTGTATTTATAAAAGAACCACATGAGATACTTTGTGTCCacttatagttacatttaaacgtcttctaaccaatcagaattgagaacTGAACAATTCTACAGCGCCTCCTGTATTAGTGTTACTGtctacagtcatgtgaaaaaattagtaCACCCCATTAAATGTCCATTTCTTtatcagaaaataaaacattgatttctgatcttttattcatttgtattcATTTGTCCTAAAAAGTTAGAGCACCCACATTATTCATACATAAAATGGTTCGAATTACCTACAGGAGCATCACATCGGAtacaagcacctgtgccatctcTGCCCAGGTGCACCAGAAGGGCACTGGGCACAgggggcacatgcatttaaaggaacatacCAATACCATTAAGACAGTAATTTTAGAATTAGGGAATTTTAAATTAAGACTTCCAAAAAGCCCCAGTTGCTGGAAAAAAGTATCagactatgatgtcactcaatgtgatgttaCTTAGGAAGttattaaacaatttttacatCATAAGTTTAAGACTGAACCTTTTGAGATATAAAAAATCCCTTCGCAATTTTgcgtcctcaatgtctttagatcagaTCGACCCGGTTTGGTGacgatcgtataaattccctaggaggagtatatcaaaatccatcaggTGCGTTTTGGtgaacgacccaaaataactgacttcctatAGAGTTAAGCCCAGGACGTTGTTCAGCTCAATCGGCTCTAAATGTCTACCGAGTTTCATGTGCATacgtgaaagtgtgtatgagctatgcagcaaaaaaTCTCATGTGGGGCCCCTGATGGCCCCGGGCCAcgcgactctcaggcatcctaatggcagcagattccaacatgtctgccaattttcatacgtttttgagcatgttaagaccccaaaaaaacaacagatgctggaaaaaacaagaaattttttgaagaacaagagggccctcACACACCATTAACGACATGAGGCTGATGTCTTAGCGCTTGGGCCCTAAGACCTTAACAAGAAtcaatacagtatgttgacatttccaaataaataatatgaatatttaatgcggtgttcttatatttttacatgaaggatggacagatggacaggAAGCTGGGCGTGTACCTGTTCTGCAGAGCTTCAGGTAGCGTGTGAGGCATCTGAAAGTAAATGAGTCCCACCATCACCCCGAACAGGACGTTCAGCGCCAACTGTGCATACGAGGTCTGCGGATTCCTCAATAAGTTCAGCGCCGTCCTCTGACACACGATGTTTaactgataacacacacacacacacacacacacacaggataatTCATTTATGGATTCATGACCTCAGACACACCCCGGGTGTTTTGATAACGCCGGTTCAACATGTGGTCATTTCAGATAGAGGAAAGCATTAGTTGATGATTCACTTCcttttacaaaaacacacacacacacacacacacacacacacacctgatagAAGAACGGTGTTACATAAGACAGTGATGATGGTGTCGCTCCTGTGATTACACAATCAGACGGGACTGTGATTTGCTTCAGCTCCTCAGTGAGCGCAGCACATTCCCGAGAGTCTCTATAAACCTCTGCCAGGGATTTATCTataaggaaacacacacacacacacacacacacacacacacacacacacacacacacacacaaagagcagAAAGTACAGAAGTGATCTGAAACCTCTTTTTAAGATAGTATGTGTATATAATGGTGCACTGAAACAGGCGTACGGCGCAGAACGcatatctgtatatctgtatgtctgtcctgCCAGATTtagtcacagcatcacacaaaactggctggacagaatttaacgAAACTTTGCTAGTCCTTTGGTAATTGCTTAAAGTTGAACCTGAcggattgacatttacagaagactgcagtgatgagactcttggccagagtaaaacatctgaaaacACTTTACAGAAGGacgtacgtctgtgaatgacgatcccggccgaggtggctcggagctcactgcagtGAAAACATTGTGAAAGTTCAGCGAGCGGAAATTTGACGGGTAACATTGAGACATTCTGCTTTAATTTGAACGTCCCTTCTGCAATATTTTTATACGTTACCATTTcacagatgaatgaatgattttttttactgttttagatCTAATGTTTAACCTGTTGGAACTGAAGGAGACACTTCTCCGTTTGTGATGTCCAGGAAGAAATCTGCAGGATTGTTGAAAGCCTCACACTCATAGCCTGTTTAATagaaacaagcaaataaacaaacaaacaaaataaatattactttGTATTAATTAGAGATGACAGTGTGATAGACAGTTGACACTCACCCAAGTCATTGAAGTACTGAATGGCGCAGTTAGCAGGACCGGCGTAGACACACTGTCCTTTGTGGAGCAGGGTCAGGTGGTCGAACAGTCTGAAGATGGAGTAGCGCGGCTGGTGGATGGAGAAAATAATCGTCTTGCCACTACGGGACAGTCtggggacaaaaaaaacaagcacgcTAGCACGTCTTCAAGTTGAAGGTCTAGACGCTGTTGGCTGCCTGATGTTGCGGTACCTGTGCAGCAGAGCCATGATGCTGTTAGCCGTGTTGGAGTCCAGTCCAGTCGTCGGCTCGTCCAGGAACAGGAGCGACGGCGAAGTGACGAGCTCCATTCCTATACTACAGCGCTTCCTCTCTCCACCAGACACACCTCTCAGGAACTCAGTGCCGATCTAATAACCAGAGGAAGAATTGATAAAATGATGATAAAAGTACAGAAACACCATACACACAAATCATAAAGAAGTCCAGGAGCTGATCTTACCTTGGTGTCCGCGCAGTCCTCCAGGCCCAGCTCGCGGATAACGCTCGCCACTTTCCTCTGTTTGTCGGCGGTGGAGTACTGATGGCGCGGCAGGCGCAGGTGCCCGGAGAACATGAGGTTCTCTTGGACGGACAGCGTTCCCATCAGAATGTCGTCCTTACATCAGACATCAGGAGGTATTATTATCAACATCCCCCTCTTTAGTTTACAGTTTCCTTCTTTACCCATAATCCTCTTGCTTCATCATGCAGCGTTAACAAACTCGTTAACatcaaaaaaaattctttaatcaGCTTTAATCTCACACATCCAGCAATCGTCAGCTGAATTTATAATTATCAATAGGACCTCGCTCACCTGAACAACATAAGCTGACATGAGACGCAAGTCAGAAGTGACGAGCTTGTTATCGACCAAGACCTGACCGGACCGTAAACCACGAGGGTCCTTTCTTCCAGCGATCACATCTAaaagcctgcacacacacaaacacacacacacacacacacacacacacacaggtgtataTTTAACCCTTATGTTGCGTTttactaaacatacagtaaaatgatgaataatgtcagtgcaaatgtaaagcaaaattGACTTTCATCCATAAAGAGGACTTTGGAGCACTGAGCAGTTGTACAGTTCTTAttctccttagcccaggtaGGACGCTTCTGGTTCAGGACTGGCTCGATACTAAGACCTTGGGAGAccttcacaaggagtggagtgGAATGAGGCTGGAGTTGGTGCATCAAGAGCCTCTTACTCCAGCCTCGCGCCTCTCCTCCTGAAGCTCTCGCAAGGTGTAGGAGATTTCTAACGCTTTTCTTTAAAGCTGTGCACTTTTTCCCTTACAGTCAACTTTTCATGACTACGCTTCGATACAGCACTTCCTGTGGATTATCCTGCTTGTGCAGGGTcgataatcataataataataaagtattttaaGGTACTGCAGTTTTTTATGAGCTGTAGTCATCAAAACTAAAGCTTTAAAGACTTGAAGTAGTTTGAGTTTAGAATACTTTATGTTCAATTAATCTAGAATATATATAAGAATGtcacttatttaattaaataacaaaaagaattgtttgtttagaattataaaattatattgatTTTACTTTCTGGGTTTACAAATGATGAAGAGTTCAGATGGGGTGAATATTTATGCACAGTTCTGTAAATTTGACATTACAGAGAGTAGGACTTTACAGGACATGAGGAATCAAAATTGGGTTTTGTAGAGATGTGTTTCTATCAATATTGTTAATATGGAGTACAATAGATATTAGAACACAATACATTCTAATTGTTAGAATAAATTTACAGTGTTATAGGTTTTGCTTTAAAATCTTTATCATAAATGGAGTTCGAAAAGAGCTTGAAGCTTACGAGGTTTTGCCGCTTCCTGTCGCACCCATGATGGCGTTCAGTCCTGTTCTCATCATGCcactgaaataacaaattacagtataataaaataaattaggtATACAGGACTGTAAGGACATTTTTTACTTTCAGCCAAAACATCTTggtaaaaaagttaattttcagACGGGATAACATAAcactatttttcataatacttaatgctccttatctcctgatccatgctgCATTTCGTaattattcacacacatttatatttttatcagataaagaTTTGATgaccttttatgttttagtgtgttttttttttattaaaatatttcaatgatcttaactgtcattcaaaTGAAACTCGgctaatttatattttacatgaaaagacacaaccctgaaaaagtgtattattctagatattaaaatgtaaattttgacatggttacggacactacagattttttgccctttaaacattttaccaaAAAATGGAATGCTTAAATTTacgcaacaatttttacagacaatttgcgtattaaacatttattgtttatagtgagacagtacaataataataaaaaataatgaaaaatgacCGTTTTTGAagctcataaaaaaatcatctctTCAAAATGTCTGAAGTTGGCATCGTTACATTTTTTTGGGAAGTGAGATCAGTCACTTATATGTTGCAAAAACGTTAAACTTcaaaagtagcttctttggtacacacacattttctgcattatacagtacagtatgtataacaataaataaataaataaatataatcagcAACAAGACTGTGTTTTATCCATTTGAGTTCCTGGATTTAATGGAGGTACTGGTTTTGCTCTGAGTGACCAGCAGGTTATGAGTTTAAGTCCCACATGCTCGCTGtatgcttgtacagtatattttaccccATATGTAAGCTGAATACCTGTCTACagtacacactgtacagtaaatgagtacaaataaacacaacacaatGAATACAGTCACAGTACTATGATGTTACTTATTAAAGTTTAGTAAAAGATCCGTAAAATATCTCCACAAAACACAATTGAATTGTAAAATGGGATTCAACACCAGAGTATGAGTcagtaatgagtgtgtgtgtgtgtgtgtgtgtgtgtgtttacacctATTGTTTTTCCTCTTTGTTTTAGTGTAACACAAAGAAAGAGATTATTTGTGACCTGCTGCATCAGATCAGGTGTCGTGTCACATTTCGTGTGATTTGAGTTGTGAATATTTTAAGATTCCTGCTTcgataaactttattttaataacccTTAAGTTTATTACTGTAGATAATTCGCTTTCTGAGATACGGGCCGGGCAAGTTTGTTTACAAGGAGAGAAATGTTGAAATCCTATttgtagaatatttaaatgaggattTTGTGATGTAATAAAGGAAGAGGGATTGTTTCAAAATAATGTGTAAGAATAAAAGTTTCTCAGTTTTGTTGAAGGATCAGGAAGATAACGTATTTATCCAACGATTTATGTTGAAATTAAAGGTTTGAGACCACTGCCTAGCCAAAAAAAGTCAtacactctaatatttcatatatatatatatatatatatatatatgaaatagtctggactcatcagtcTGGACttatcaggtcacatgacctttctccatcactccaaagtctagtgtttatgatccctaacaaactgaagcctttttttccagATGAGTCTCAATAACGAGTGGGtttttatggacacacagctgtttagtcccagtcccgTGATTTGATTTCTCTAAGTGTTGAAGTGATCTCCATCACACTCATTCAGGATGTTATTCCGATCACATGACGGGTCACCGCTATCCTTCCAGGGTTTAATGATGTATTTTGCAGTTAttaacctgattttttttttcatctccttagttgttttctttgcttgatgctggACAATAATGTGACTTTTCTGAAACAGAGGGACATCTTTGCCACGCCCCCACAGGACCTGGGGGTTAACCACAGGGTTAAATAACATGTTAccttaatcactgcagtaattatccagttttttgtgtgtctgagcagtgtgtgtacacagagTTGGATCTGGattattgttttactgttttattgttttattgtcttATTGCTTGATTGTTTTAATGCACTAAAGGTcgatttattattatgtttattgtttccttgttttgtttttatttggattttattttatttatttttttccatcagtCTGTTCACTGTATCCGCTGCTGTTTTTGGTGTCGTCCAGCGCTTTGGTATCGACTGTGTTatgtttaaatgtgctttattaaTAGATTTGACTTTGGTTATAAACTGGAAATGGAAGTGAGTGTGGTGGAAATTTCTCTCCCTGGAGTTTATCATCGATCTCCACTAGAAGTTTTGTTGTACGTTTAACGTGAGTGAATAAACTAGAGAACTGATCTCCAGGAGCTGATTACACCTGCTGTACCAAAATCTTTCATTAAGGCGTCAGAATCAACTACGAACGTGGGACGTCCCCTCAGCACTCGGCACTTTATTATAGAGCCTGTGAGATTTTATTTAGTTCAATAAAGATGGAGATcactttgtttattaaattaataaataaacaagtaattCTGTCAGCTTGGTGTTCGCACTGACCTGATGTTTTTCAGGATCTCTCTTTCGGGCGCTCTCTTGCGGCACGGCCCTCGGCTCTCTCTCACAACATAAGAGATGTTCTGGAAGGTCAGAGTCGGTCCCGGTACGTTCACACTTACTTTATCACCATCACGTTCTCGCAGAGGAAACGGATCCATGACACgggaacaaaaaaacacaaacaaagcaAAAGTGTATCGGAGACGTAGAGGGAAAGAAGAAAGTCTTCGAAAGGTTTGATCGGAGCAGGTGAGTTACATTTCCGCCAGTCCCATGACCGCCGTGTGAACTAGTCAAAGTCCTTCTAGGGTGTGTTACATCACACTTCACGTCACATACT
This genomic window contains:
- the abcg2b gene encoding broad substrate specificity ATP-binding cassette transporter ABCG2b — translated: MDPFPLRERDGDKVSVNVPGPTLTFQNISYVVRESRGPCRKRAPEREILKNISGMMRTGLNAIMGATGSGKTSLLDVIAGRKDPRGLRSGQVLVDNKLVTSDLRLMSAYVVQDDILMGTLSVQENLMFSGHLRLPRHQYSTADKQRKVASVIRELGLEDCADTKIGTEFLRGVSGGERKRCSIGMELVTSPSLLFLDEPTTGLDSNTANSIMALLHRLSRSGKTIIFSIHQPRYSIFRLFDHLTLLHKGQCVYAGPANCAIQYFNDLGYECEAFNNPADFFLDITNGEVSPSVPTDKSLAEVYRDSRECAALTEELKQITVPSDCVITGATPSSLSYVTPFFYQLNIVCQRTALNLLRNPQTSYAQLALNVLFGVMVGLIYFQMPHTLPEALQNRTGAFFFLIINMVFGNLSAVELFINERALFVHENSSGYYRTSVYFLSKVFVDLIPNRIIPILVFSSIAYYMMGMKPAFLAFLCFSLTLSLVSLASVSLAFLVSASVSSFAMANVLIALPFVFMMVFGGFLVNLNSMLSWLSWLQWISIFRYGLNAVTINEMTGQVFYNNISSLTGEMYLQSQSLDYSAWGFWQNHVALLGITAVCMTLAYVQLLRINRWK